Proteins encoded together in one Rhizobium bangladeshense window:
- a CDS encoding HlyD family secretion protein, which produces MADQPNLRVVADADAKTSEANQIKQQETVAEAPSSSSAPAAAVAAPGGNKVRRRRSLTRPVLFALLPAALVIGGYYYVNGGQVMSTDNAYIQADMVGVTTDVSGIVDEINVHENEAVKAGQVLFSLKSDSFRIALDGARAQLGAQRNQIMNLKASYQQSLAEITQAEADLPYYQDQFDRQQALVNNGSATQSAYDEARHNLEAAQQKVAVAKAEAATTLAQLGGSADQPVEENPLYLQAKSQVDNAQREFDHSVVRAPFDGIVTNVNALQVGSYLQASQQAFSLVATDHLWIAASPKETELTYVKPGQTAEIHVDTYPGVTWKGKIESISPASGSSFSLLPAQNTTGNWVKVVQRIPMRVSIEDTQGKPPLRVGMSTVVDVDTGHARGLPDFVNKLLGRPQGKDHD; this is translated from the coding sequence ATGGCTGATCAACCCAACCTCCGCGTCGTTGCAGACGCCGATGCCAAGACATCTGAAGCAAACCAAATCAAACAGCAGGAAACGGTAGCCGAAGCGCCTTCATCCAGTTCAGCGCCGGCTGCCGCCGTGGCTGCGCCTGGCGGCAACAAGGTCCGCCGCCGGCGCAGTCTCACACGGCCCGTCCTTTTCGCCCTTCTGCCGGCAGCGCTGGTCATCGGCGGTTATTACTACGTCAATGGCGGCCAGGTGATGTCAACCGATAACGCCTATATTCAGGCCGACATGGTCGGGGTCACCACTGATGTCTCGGGCATCGTCGACGAGATCAACGTGCACGAGAACGAGGCGGTCAAGGCGGGCCAGGTGCTCTTCAGCCTCAAATCGGATTCCTTCAGGATTGCGCTCGATGGCGCCAGGGCGCAGCTCGGCGCGCAGCGCAACCAGATCATGAACCTCAAGGCGAGCTATCAGCAGTCACTCGCCGAGATCACCCAAGCTGAGGCCGATCTGCCCTATTACCAGGATCAGTTCGACCGTCAGCAGGCCCTCGTCAACAACGGCAGTGCAACGCAATCCGCCTATGACGAGGCCAGGCACAATCTCGAAGCTGCTCAACAGAAGGTCGCCGTCGCCAAGGCGGAAGCGGCAACGACACTCGCTCAGCTCGGCGGCAGCGCCGACCAGCCGGTCGAGGAAAACCCGCTCTATCTGCAGGCCAAGTCACAGGTCGATAATGCACAGCGCGAGTTCGACCACAGCGTCGTCAGGGCCCCCTTCGACGGTATCGTCACCAATGTCAACGCGCTGCAGGTCGGCTCTTATTTGCAGGCTTCGCAGCAGGCATTCTCGCTTGTCGCCACAGACCACCTGTGGATCGCCGCCAGCCCGAAGGAAACCGAGCTGACCTACGTCAAGCCGGGCCAGACGGCCGAGATCCATGTCGACACCTATCCTGGCGTGACATGGAAGGGCAAGATCGAGAGCATCAGCCCGGCCTCCGGCTCCAGCTTCTCGCTGCTGCCGGCGCAGAACACCACCGGCAACTGGGTAAAGGTCGTCCAGCGCATCCCGATGCGCGTCAGCATCGAGGATACTCAAGGCAAGCCGCCGCTTCGTGTCGGCATGAGCACGGTCGTCGATGTCGATACCGGCCACGCCCGCGGCCTGCCGGATTTCGTCAACAAGCTTCTGGGCCGGCCTCAGGGCAAGGACCATGACTAA
- a CDS encoding MarR family winged helix-turn-helix transcriptional regulator yields MSATPTLGFLLHDVARLLRKRFEQRAKCLGLTRSQWQTLAYLSNNEGIHQSGLAEILEIEPITLVRILDKLAERGLIERRQHPTDRRVWLLYMREEAHPLLAEMRELGDVTRAEALEGVSAEQREQLYRILSAMKTNLVQACRTPVEENEMNDG; encoded by the coding sequence ATGAGCGCCACGCCGACACTCGGTTTTCTTTTGCACGACGTCGCGCGGCTGCTGCGCAAGCGGTTCGAGCAGCGCGCGAAGTGCCTTGGGTTGACGCGTTCACAATGGCAGACACTTGCCTATCTCTCAAACAACGAAGGCATCCACCAAAGCGGCCTTGCCGAAATCCTCGAAATCGAGCCGATCACGCTGGTGCGCATCCTCGACAAGCTCGCCGAGCGCGGGCTAATCGAGCGCCGCCAGCATCCCACCGACCGGCGTGTCTGGCTGCTCTACATGCGCGAGGAGGCGCATCCGCTGCTCGCCGAAATGCGCGAACTCGGCGATGTCACCCGAGCCGAGGCGCTGGAGGGCGTTTCGGCCGAGCAGCGCGAGCAGCTTTACCGGATCCTATCTGCAATGAAGACGAACCTGGTGCAGGCTTGCCGAACACCGGTGGAAGAGAATGAGATGAACGATGGCTGA